The Candidatus Methylomirabilis tolerans DNA segment CGCGCGGGAAGATGGCGATGACGTATTCGTACACTATTCTGCGATTTCCGGATCCGGTTTCCGGTCGCTCAATGAAGGGCAAGCTGTAGAGTTCGACGTCGTGGACGGACCAAAGGGTAAGCAGGCTGCCAACGTGACCAGAGCAGCATAGCTGGCTTACGTCAGGGTCTGAACCGTTACGGCCTTCCGGAGTTTTCTTCGGGAGGCCGTTTTCTTTTCGGGCGGCGCGATTTCCACCTTACCCCAGAAGTTCTCTTCCCGCTGATGGCAGAATCGGCCCATGTAGCGGGCCCTGCCAACCGTCCTCGCCTCAGCGCTTTATGGTGGCCACGCTCGCCTGGCGAGCGGAGCGAATCAGCAGCCAGATGCAGAGGATCAGCTTAAGCATATCGAGGGCGGTGTAGATCAGATGAAGTCTTCGGAAGCGTGCCAGCCCATAGGATACGATGGTGCGTGGGACAAAGTCCAGACTTCGGCCAAGCGGCAGGAGCAACTGATTGAGCAGCAGCAATACGATCACAATGGCGAAGACCGTTGCCGCGATAGTGATGACTGTGCGATCCAGGGGTCTCAATCCAAGAGCGGTAGCGACAATGGCCGCGCCGAGCGCAAGCTGGGTGAACCCCCAGGCGCTAAAAAAAAGCCGATTCAGTTCAGAAACGAGATAGCGAAGGACGACACGAGCCTCATCGTGCGCGAGAGGAGCGATAGCGTGCGAAAACTCATCGGTTGGCGCAGACAACAGTCGATCGACCGTGCGAAAATTCTGCGTCGCCA contains these protein-coding regions:
- a CDS encoding cold shock domain-containing protein — protein: MRVTGTVKWFNDAKGYGFIAREDGDDVFVHYSAISGSGFRSLNEGQAVEFDVVDGPKGKQAANVTRAA